Proteins encoded in a region of the Balaenoptera ricei isolate mBalRic1 chromosome 19, mBalRic1.hap2, whole genome shotgun sequence genome:
- the LOC132353436 gene encoding metallothionein-1E, with amino-acid sequence MDPKCSCPTGGSCSCAGSCTCKACRCTSCKKSCCSCCPVGCAKCAQGCVCKGASDKCSCCA; translated from the exons atGGACCCCAAGTGCTCCTGCCCCACTG gcggctcctgcagctgcgctggctcctgcacctgcaaagcctgcagatgcacctcctgcaagaaga gctgctgctcctgctgccccgtgggctgcgccaagtgtgcccagggctgcgtctgcaaaggggcctcggacaagtgcagctgctgtgcctga